Proteins encoded in a region of the Cydia pomonella isolate Wapato2018A chromosome 3, ilCydPomo1, whole genome shotgun sequence genome:
- the LOC133516075 gene encoding uncharacterized protein LOC133516075, translated as MIISGGQNIEIPSHAHFGRYMLSNLRKANGNDVCLENGITREKLTYKEATQYAVNLSVGLSELGVKRGDVVAIGSEYFLHYVPTALAVTFTGAAYTTYEMGIGRAVLKHKLQLVKPKYFISSVRFWQTFKDLLKSFDCIETYIAVTDIPELPYSLNSLIKVDVDVESFEPKEVQGNTDTVLILYSSGTTGMPKGVQMTHYSCIYNSLPDAFRQKPSLQTAFILVAIGNIVTFMTYKFLALGRKVVFTTDFTQEKLLLLLKNNKIDVIFTLPNDIRQLALSVTPENDYFESVEMIYSRSAPLREHTIKQLQEKLPKVKFIIQAMGSTECGEPMSEIWAQKPKPGSVGVVSPGVQVKIVDVNTRKFLGPNQQGEICVKGPMNMKSYIDIDRVDYLDEDGYYKTGDLGYFDEEHYFYIIDRLTDIIDVNGWKVSPVVLENILLQHPEVQDAGVIGKPDPMAVPTEYPMAFVVKKPGSQITERELIEFVASEVTPYMQLKGGLRFIQEIPRNQRGKILRRQLKEMLCDSF; from the exons GAAAATGGTATAACTCGAGAGAAATTAACATACAAAGAAGCCACACAATATGCCGTTAATCTGTCTGTGGGCCTCTCCGAGCTGGGGGTTAAAAGAGGGGATGTTGTTGCGATTGGATCCGAATATTTTCTGCATTATGTACCAACAGCTCTAGCTGTCACATTTACTGGGGCAGCTTACACTACCTACGAAATGGGTATCGGAAGAG CTGTGCTGAAACACAAACTACAGTTAGTAAAACCAAAGTATTTTATTAGCTCTGTCCGATTTTGGCAAACATTTAAAGATTTACTGAAGAGCTTCGACTGTATAGAGACGTATATAGCAGTAACCGATATTCCAGAATTACCATATTCTTTAAATTCTTTAATTAAAGTGGACGTAGATGTCGAAAGCTTTGAACCAAAGGAAGTTCAGGGCAATACAGAtacagttttaattttgtattcatCGGGTACGACAGGAATGCCCAAAGGAGTGCAAATGACCCATTATAGTTGTATATATAACTCTTTGCCGGATGC TTTCAGACAAAAGCCATCGCTTCAAACTGCATTCATATTAGTGGCTATCGGTAATATTGTAACATTCATGACCTACAAATTTCTTGCCCTCGGAAGAAAAGTTGTATTTACAACTGATTTTACGCAAGAGAAACTtctattacttttgaaaaacaataag ATCGACGTCATATTTACTTTACCAAATGACATTCGCCAACTAGCATTGTCGGTTACGCCggaaaatgattattttgaatCTGTGGAAATGATCTATTCTCGGTCAGCGCCACTGCGAGAACATACTATCAAACAATTACAAGAAAA GCTTCCAAAGGTAAAATTTATAATCCAAGCCATGGGATCGACTGAATGTGGGGAGCCAATGTCAGAAATTTGGGCTCAAAAACCGAAACCAGGCAGCGTAGGTGTAGTAAGTCCCGGAGTGCAAGtgaaa ATTGTAGATGTAAATACACGAAAATTTTTGGGTCCCAATCAACAGGGAGAGATTTGTGTGAAGGGTCCAATGAATATGAAAAGCTACATAGATATTGATCGCGTCGATTATTTAGACGAAGACGGATACTACAAGACTGGCGACTTGGGATATTTTGATGAAGAGCATTACTTTTACATCATCGACAGACTAACTGATATAATCGATGTGAATGGGTGGAAG GTTTCGCCTGTGGTACTTGAAAATATTCTACTGCAGCACCCTGAAGTCCAAGATGCCGGAGTAATAGGAAAACCGGACCCGATGGCCGTGCCCACTGAATATCCTATGGCATTCGTTGTTAAAAAGCCAGGAAGTCAAATCACAGAACGAGAATTGATCGAGTTCGTTGCGTCTGAG GTTACGCCGTATATGCAGTTGAAAGGTGGATTACGATTCATACAAGAAATACCTAGGAACCAACGAGGAAAAATTTTACGAAGACAACTTAAAGAAATGTTATGCGATTCTTTTTAA